CATTTTGCGCATAGTTGAATAACCCTTTGGTCGCAATATCGCCATACTGCCAGAAGGCGGATACGCGCGAGTTATACCCGTCGATCACATAGTTCAGACCGCCTTCCCATTCGCTTCGCTGGTTGCTTTGATCCGGCGCAATATAGGTATAGCGGCCGTACGGCTGAAAGCGGCCAATTCCGACCACTTGCGGGAAGAGATACAAGGCATACCCCGTGTAAGAATTCCCCCGAAACATGCCGAAGTTGTTCCCCCCTACGCCGACGACACCACCGACGCCGGGACTGCTAAAGGCGCGCACATCGTAATCGGCAAAGTAGCGCTTGAATTCCGCGTTGATCGTCAGGACGCCCATGTCGTTCGGGAGGAGTTTCTCAAACAGCAGATCACTCGTGAAGATAGTCATATCAGATCGAAACTGGTAGGACCCAGCGCCGTTACTCTGATGGTTGAAGCCGGCGGCTAGCGCGAGAATATCCCCTGCTTTCCCGTAGTACGTGCCACTGGTGTAATACCCCGGGTTTTTTTCTGGATTCCATAGGTTGTAGGTCAATCGACCGGCATACAGCAAGTTCCCGCTTTGATTCGGCCCGCATGGGCCGCCACAGCCAGATCCTGCCGACTGGAGACCCGTGAAGACTCCGAACGAATATTGCAGATGTCCATACCCGGGATCGACTTGTCCCCAAATCACCGCGCCGTTGTCACGGCCATAGAGTCCCGCGCCCCCCTTCCCGAAGTTCCCGCTAAAGTCTGCGGAATTGAACGGCGTCTTAAAACCGTCAAACACGGCGTGAAAATACGGACCGTTCAGCTCGCCGCGTTCTCCCGGAACGAGTAAGCGCCCCACCCACAGGTTCACATAAGAGTTGTATTCAAACTTTCCAATCGCATCAAGAATACCGATGGTGGAATTGCCCCCAAAAAAATTCGTCGCAGAGGGACTTTGCCCTCCCCCTGAACCGTTACCGCCGCCGCCGCCGTTGATTGAACTGGGGCAATTGAAGCATTCGGTATTGAATTCGAACTTGAGATACCGGTTGAGCTGCCCGTTCATATAAATACGAGCATTCTGAATGCCGAAGTTATTGCTATAGTTCTTTCCATTCGCCGACGCATCCTGGAGTGCGGAGAATTCTGCCCGCACGCCCATTCCAATGCTGATCCATTGCTGCTGGTCCGCGCTCGAAATCTTCCCGCCTGACGGAAAGATATCGGCATAGCTGTTCGGCGCGGAGAAGATACTCCCCACTAGCAGTGCCAGGCTCATCTGTATCGCTAAGAGAATTGTGCGCCCTCGAGAGTATTGCGGATTCATGCAGACCGCCTCCTTTTAACTAAGCCGTTCGCTCTCCGATACAACTGGTTTCAATCCAGTCCCTCAGAAATCAACCAACTTGCCGAGGTGCCACGCAAAAAAAAAGCCCTCAAGCCCCGTTGGGCTGGAGGACTTCATTGTCCGCCACTCTGATGTGCTCTAGATGTACTGCTGAGGAACTGCCGTATCACAAACGGGACACTACGTTGTGCCCCAAATACGTAGGCCGCAGTCTAGCCTCGAACGGAATTCCCTGTCAATAGTCTCCCCGAAGACCGCCCCTCTCTCAACACAAACTCAAGCCATCGGGACAGACATGAACGGTTGAAGCCGCCACGATATCTGCGGCGACCGTTATTCTACAGGCCTAATCGGTCGGCACCATGCGGCGGCACGGCCACTCATCACTGCGCGTACCCCGCTCATAAGATTCAGCGTGAGGCGTAAGGCAGTCCCTCATCATTTCACTGCGCCCGTTGCTGTGCTAGACTCTCCAGCGAAATTCTACGAGGACTCACGCATGCGACTCCCCATCTTGGCTTATTGCATTGTCAGTCTTTTCTTTGCCAGTGCCTGTTCTTCGACGGCATCCCTCGACATTATGCTCAAAGAAACCGATCTCGGATCCGTGTATCTTGAACGGTCCCCTGCTCGTATCCCCCCGGCCGCTCATCCGATCAGAATTCAACCGGAGGTGATGACTCAAATTCTTCGCGGGATCACTGCGCAAGAAGAATCCGGACTCTTGGGGAAATTTGCAGGCAGCAAGTCGGAACCGGTCCGAGTCTTCACCGAAGAGCAGGTGCAATTTCTCGCGCCACTCCTGACTGAAGGTCTTACGAAAGCTGCATCGGACCAACAGATTGGATTTCGCCTAGGCCCAACACGTGCCTCAACGGAAATCCAACAAGGGACGGTCTATGCCTATGGACGGTCACTCTATGTCACGTTGCCGTGGCTGTCCACGGTTGCCCGATATGGAGCCGGCGGGAGGCCACTAGCAAAAACCATCGGCTTCACCCCTGAATCCGCCAGGCGACCGGACAGCTACCGCACGGGACCCGACAGTGAGGCGCTCGTCATCATCGACTATGAGCTTCTCGCATTGCAGCCGCAAATCCCCGCCCTCATTCCGTCCCCCACTCCGACCGTAATCCCTGCTCCAGCTTCATCCGATCAAGGCAAGCAAGGAACGGACGCTCAACTGCGCGCCTTACAGGAACAGATGCGTCAAAAAAATGAGGAAGTGGATGGGCTAAAAAAGGAACTACAGGATATCCGCAGGCAACTTACTGAGCCATCAACCGGCACAAAACGAGCACTCCCCAAGTCGAAATCAACACAGGAATCACGATAGCCTCGCCAAGCCCTTTACGGCCTGGCTCCGCTGCCTGCCCGCTCTTCAATCGAACTGGCCAATAAAATCGCCTCAGCGATCTCCCGCATCGACTTCCTCAAATCCATACTCTGACGCTGGATTAGCTTGAACGCTTCATCCTCGGAGAGCTTTTTCGATCGCATCAAGCAGCCTTTCGCCCGTTCGAGCAATTTCCGCACGGCCAGCGCTTCCTGCATTTCGAATGATTTCTCTAATAACGTCGTATGCTCAATGGAGATCGCCGCTTGATTGGCGATGGCTTGCATGAGCCGCACTTCTTCCGACGTGAAGGTACGGGGAACCGACGTGTAACTATTGATCACGCCCACGCACTTTTCCCGCATCATCATCGGCACCGAAAGCAAGGAGCAGAGCCCTTCCTTCGCCGCCAAGTCCGGATACATATAGTCCCGCTCTTTCGTCACCTCGGGCACAATAATCGACCGGCGCCCCTGGACGGCCCTGCCGCTGATGCTCTGTCCGACCTTGAGATTGGGCTTTCGCCGGTACTCTTCACTCAAGCTTTGTGTCGCCACAATTCGCAGTTCTCCGCTGGCTTCGTCCAGCAGCATGATCGAACAGATTTTCGACCCCAACATCTGCGCGGTCATGGTCACGATGAGCTGCAACACATCCTCGGTGATCCGGTTCGAGGCAACCGTCTCGGAGACTTGCGAGAGCGTCTCCAACTGCAGCGCCTTCCGGCGCATCTGGTCGTAGAGTCGCGCATTCTCGATCGCCCCGCCGACCTGATTGGCAATGGTCGTGAGCAGCGCAAGTTCATCCTCTCGATACCTGCGCGAGCGTTTATGCTGCACATTGATAACGCCGCTGACTACTTTCTTGGCAAGAATCGGCACGGATACAAACGCTTGATAGCGATCTTCCGGAAGGTTGTTGAAAAACTTGAACCGAGGATCCTCACTGGCGTTGCTGGGAATCACCACACGAGTCCGCTCGCGGGCCACCCAGCCGGTGATGCCTTCGCCTAATCCGATCGTAATGCGCCCAATCAATCTGGGGTGCGGATTCTTTGATGCCCGCAGGATGAGCTCATCCCGTCCATCGGACAGCAGATATAGCAGACAGGCGTCCGCTTTCGTCACCTCGACCACGACATCCACAATGTGCCGAAGCACGGACTCAAGATCGAGGGTGTTACTAATCGATTCACTGATCCGATGCAAGACATCTACTTCACGAATTTTTTCCCGCAATGCTCGCTCTAGGTGTGCCGCTGAAAGCTTTTTTGATTCCATACCCATAGATCCCACGAGAGAACGTCTCTCACTGCCCCCGTTTCGCTGTGTACCGTGATCGTCCGCTTCCCCCAACCGAAACCGTTTTAAACCACTCCGCAAACGTGCCTCGCTCAATCGGGACAATCCGAACTCGACCGATCGCGTTCGGCCACACGCCTACGACTTTCCCTTGCGAGACCTTCTTGTCATGCTGCATGGCCGACCACACCTTCTCCAGAGAAGGACTAGTCAGACGATCGGACAAACCGGCAGCACGGACGACCGACCTGATTCGATCAACCGTCTTGGAATTGCAATATCCCTGATGCCTGGCTAAATCGGCTTCAAGCACCAGTCCAATGCCGACAGCCTCTCCATGAATCAACGATTGATAGCCGCCTAAGGCCTCCAGCGCGTGTCCGATTGTATGCCCATAATTCAAAATTCTTCGACGATCAGACTCCTGCTCATCCGCCGCCACCACCTGAGCCTTAATCTCACAGGAGCGCTTCACAATCTGCATGACAGCCCGAGGCTCAAGCTTCAAAATGGCTGGCATCGTTCGTTCGAGATATACAAAGAACCTCTTGTCGGCAATGATGCCGTACTTAATCACTTCGGCCAGACCTGCGATCCATTCCCGCTTCGGAAGTGTGCCCAGAAACTTCGTATCAATCCATACGGCCTTGGGCTGATGAAATGCTCCGATAAGATTCTTTCCCAACCGATGATCGACGCCGGTTTTCCCGCCGACACTCGAATCTACTTGCGCGACCAGTGTAGTCGGCACTTGGACGAACGGAATCCCTCGCTGGTAAATCGCGGCAGCAAACCCTGTCATATCTCCGACAACCCCACCCCCCAAGGCCATCAGCAACGACTTCCGTTCGAAGCGCTCCCTCGCCAGGACATCGAGAATCTTCTCAACGGTCGCAAGCGTCTTATTCTTTTCCCCTGGTGGCAATACGATTGAGACCGGATGGAGGCCGGCTTGTTTACATTGCGAGACCACTGCGGAGAGGTAGTGCCGAGCGACATGGCGATCTGTCACAATACCGACACGTTCCGTCGAGGCAAGCGACTGAAGGCGCACCCCAAGCTCGTCGATCAAGCCTGGTTTGATGACAATGTCGTAGCTTCGCGACTTAAGCGACACAGACACTCGCTGTTCTATTTTCCCCATAGTTCTCAACACTCCTCAGAAATCTCCTCAGGCCATACGACGGCTCTTCAGGATCCACACACTACAGAATATGCGCCAGCGGTGAGGTTGCTCCCAAGGAAAAACCGCGTGGATCGTAGCATAGGTTCGGACGAACTAAAAGGTGATCACTTCACTAGTCACCAGAAGCGCTACCATCAGCCGCTGCATAACGCAGACAACTCCTCCAAAATGAATCAGCCCGTACTCGTTGCCAGCTGCAACAAGTACGGGCTGATTCAAAGCCGCATTGCTATCCGACTATGTCGTGCGAATAATCGTCGGAGTCATGAATATCAACAATTCCTGTTTCGACACGCTCTCCGATTTATTCTTAAACAGCCATCCCAGGACGGGAATTCGTGACAGGTATGGGACTCCCTGCACGTTGTTATTCTGAGTATCAACAAACACACCACCGATTACCATCGTCTCGCCATCTCGGACAATAACCTGGGTCGTCGCTTCACGACGATCAATACTCGGACCAGCGGGGTTGCTTCGAGCACCGACCGCATTTCGAGTGGCACGAACCTTCATGAGAATCTGCTTCCCTACTTCCTTCGGGTCGCGCGACGTAATCTGCGGAGTGACGTTAAGCTCAAGGTTGGCATCCACAAACGTAGTCTGCGTTCCCTGGAGCGACGTAGTTTGGAACGGAATCGATTCACCCTGCGAAATCTTTGCTTCACGTTTATCCAGTGTGGTGATCTTGGGGGCCGCGATCACTTTGCTCAATCCCAACAACTCTCCGGCAGACAGCCGTAAATCTAAGGCAAAGCCAGGAGCTAACTTGCCAAACTGATACCCGATGGCCGGAACCGCTGGAAGTCCGCCGACCTGCGCGGGAAGATTGACGATAAAGTCTCGAGGGATTGTGGTTGTGCCAGTACCTCCGGTTGGAGCAAATGCGCCCGTCGAATTCCCAAAGAAGTTGAATGAGTTGGAACCAAAGTCACCGTTTTGAATGCCCCATTGAATACCCATACCACGAGCGTACACCGTATCAGCTTGAACGATGCGCGCTTCGATTTGAACCTGAGGAACCTGGAGATCCAAGCCATCTACCAATTGTTTCATCACTGCAAGCTTGGTTTCGGTATCTCTCACAATTAGCGCGTTGCTTCCTGCGCTGATATTCATGACTCCGCGAGGACTCAAATACTGCCGCAAAGCCGTTTGAAGCTCCTGCGCCTGGAGGTTCCTGATATAGAACACTCGGTCAACCAGCTCCTCGGCTTTGGTCTTCGCTTCTTTTGCGCGGGCTTCTTCATCCTGCTGCTTGGCAATGTTCGTCAGCGTATCAACCCACACAATCGTTCCCTGGCGAATCATGCCCAGCCCATTCATCTTGAGCAGCATGTCCAGGGCTTGATCCCATGGTACACTGACAAGCTTCATGGTTACCTTAGCCTTAACCCCCTCGCCCACCACGATATTAAATCCACTAACCTCAGCAATGAGCCGAAGAATGTTGGTGATATCAGCCTGCTGAAAATCTAACGAGATCCGGCGGCCGGCAAAGCGTGTCTGCCCGGCAACCAGATCATCTCCTCGGGGATCGCTTTCAGGAACGGTACTCTCCGTAGCCATCTGAACGGTTCGGATCTTAAACTTCCCTTGAGCAGACCCTATGATCTGTCCCTTCTTGACTCGCGTCTCCCTCGGCATCACCTGTCCAGGATCTGCAAAACCACCACCGCCAATTCCAACAGGATCGGCAATACTCCCCGCGATTGAAGTGGCCCCATTCACTGGAGCAACACTTGCCTCCACCGCTCTCGGTTTTAGCGAAACCAGAATGTCATGTCCAACGGGAGTGACCGAAAATGAGGGGCGTCCAAGCAGTTCGAGAACAAGGCGAACTTTATCCGCATGATATCCAACTCTGACTTTCTTAAGAAGCTGATGCTGGCCTGACACAAGGGGTGATTTGAGCGCCGACGACACCGAGATAAGATCGACGATCAG
Above is a genomic segment from Nitrospira lenta containing:
- the pilQ gene encoding type IV pilus secretin PilQ, translating into MKTLVADTSFRRAWWLGMIGVLLSAQNIQAEALSPQAAGLEERAYSQAPIAPNAIDVPAQMVTKIEVRPEGDEVTVLVKGDGKLFSSARLLDENRLIVDLISVSSALKSPLVSGQHQLLKKVRVGYHADKVRLVLELLGRPSFSVTPVGHDILVSLKPRAVEASVAPVNGATSIAGSIADPVGIGGGGFADPGQVMPRETRVKKGQIIGSAQGKFKIRTVQMATESTVPESDPRGDDLVAGQTRFAGRRISLDFQQADITNILRLIAEVSGFNIVVGEGVKAKVTMKLVSVPWDQALDMLLKMNGLGMIRQGTIVWVDTLTNIAKQQDEEARAKEAKTKAEELVDRVFYIRNLQAQELQTALRQYLSPRGVMNISAGSNALIVRDTETKLAVMKQLVDGLDLQVPQVQIEARIVQADTVYARGMGIQWGIQNGDFGSNSFNFFGNSTGAFAPTGGTGTTTIPRDFIVNLPAQVGGLPAVPAIGYQFGKLAPGFALDLRLSAGELLGLSKVIAAPKITTLDKREAKISQGESIPFQTTSLQGTQTTFVDANLELNVTPQITSRDPKEVGKQILMKVRATRNAVGARSNPAGPSIDRREATTQVIVRDGETMVIGGVFVDTQNNNVQGVPYLSRIPVLGWLFKNKSESVSKQELLIFMTPTIIRTT
- the aroB gene encoding 3-dehydroquinate synthase, which gives rise to MGKIEQRVSVSLKSRSYDIVIKPGLIDELGVRLQSLASTERVGIVTDRHVARHYLSAVVSQCKQAGLHPVSIVLPPGEKNKTLATVEKILDVLARERFERKSLLMALGGGVVGDMTGFAAAIYQRGIPFVQVPTTLVAQVDSSVGGKTGVDHRLGKNLIGAFHQPKAVWIDTKFLGTLPKREWIAGLAEVIKYGIIADKRFFVYLERTMPAILKLEPRAVMQIVKRSCEIKAQVVAADEQESDRRRILNYGHTIGHALEALGGYQSLIHGEAVGIGLVLEADLARHQGYCNSKTVDRIRSVVRAAGLSDRLTSPSLEKVWSAMQHDKKVSQGKVVGVWPNAIGRVRIVPIERGTFAEWFKTVSVGGSGRSRYTAKRGQ
- a CDS encoding GAF and ANTAR domain-containing protein, producing MESKKLSAAHLERALREKIREVDVLHRISESISNTLDLESVLRHIVDVVVEVTKADACLLYLLSDGRDELILRASKNPHPRLIGRITIGLGEGITGWVARERTRVVIPSNASEDPRFKFFNNLPEDRYQAFVSVPILAKKVVSGVINVQHKRSRRYREDELALLTTIANQVGGAIENARLYDQMRRKALQLETLSQVSETVASNRITEDVLQLIVTMTAQMLGSKICSIMLLDEASGELRIVATQSLSEEYRRKPNLKVGQSISGRAVQGRRSIIVPEVTKERDYMYPDLAAKEGLCSLLSVPMMMREKCVGVINSYTSVPRTFTSEEVRLMQAIANQAAISIEHTTLLEKSFEMQEALAVRKLLERAKGCLMRSKKLSEDEAFKLIQRQSMDLRKSMREIAEAILLASSIEERAGSGARP